A region from the Coriobacteriia bacterium genome encodes:
- a CDS encoding Nif3-like dinuclear metal center hexameric protein, with product MAGSVVTVAEIAQGIENVYPSSGSASWDNVGLLVGDPSQAVEGIVFALDPTLEVLEFATAKAANVVVTHHPVFLSPLQNVNTSQSYNARVVHEAIKRGIALINAHTNLDVARDAKYILGSKLGLLDRGDLETSEPPSYAELWEVPTPRSLAEVARSCREVFGVFPRVWGEATKQVIRIVTATGSASSRVDEALSAHADLLIAGEIHYHECLAAREQGLACIELGHDVSEWPLVPLLKEAVLSNTFISPTKVYDMPAGAHWWVSIGE from the coding sequence ATGGCTGGATCTGTAGTCACCGTCGCAGAAATCGCACAAGGAATAGAAAACGTCTATCCTTCGAGCGGGAGTGCTTCATGGGATAACGTCGGTTTGCTCGTCGGAGATCCTTCTCAGGCGGTCGAGGGAATAGTATTCGCACTCGATCCGACGCTTGAGGTACTCGAGTTCGCGACAGCAAAGGCGGCAAATGTCGTCGTCACCCATCATCCGGTGTTTCTCTCACCGTTGCAAAATGTGAATACCTCACAAAGCTATAACGCTCGCGTGGTTCACGAAGCCATCAAACGCGGCATCGCTCTCATAAACGCCCACACGAACCTCGACGTTGCCCGCGATGCGAAATATATCTTGGGGTCGAAACTGGGGTTATTGGACAGAGGAGATCTTGAAACATCGGAGCCTCCTTCGTATGCCGAGCTTTGGGAGGTTCCCACTCCGCGTTCGCTTGCCGAAGTGGCGCGCTCATGCAGAGAAGTCTTCGGAGTCTTTCCGCGCGTGTGGGGAGAGGCGACGAAACAGGTGATCCGCATAGTCACTGCAACGGGTTCTGCTTCGTCGCGCGTCGATGAAGCGCTCAGTGCTCACGCAGACCTTTTGATTGCGGGAGAAATCCACTATCATGAGTGTCTTGCCGCAAGGGAACAAGGCTTGGCCTGTATCGAACTCGGCCATGATGTCTCCGAGTGGCCTTTGGTTCCGCTTTTGAAAGAAGCGGTACTTTCCAACACGTTCATTTCGCCTACCAAGGTCTACGATATGCCCGCCGGTGCGCACTGGTGGGTTTCGATTGGAGAGTAA
- the queD gene encoding 6-carboxytetrahydropterin synthase QueD: MYTLTVKDHFDAAHNLYGYPGECRNLHGHTWDVEVSVASPHLDGIGIVYDFKNLKDDLKSILSTYDHTYINENEPFDTMSPTAENLARVICLRLQEMITADVVVKEVAVWESPIARVGYSPTD; the protein is encoded by the coding sequence ATATATACTCTGACTGTTAAAGACCACTTCGATGCCGCCCATAATCTTTACGGGTATCCCGGTGAATGCAGAAATCTTCATGGGCACACGTGGGATGTCGAGGTAAGCGTCGCGTCTCCTCATCTCGACGGTATCGGTATCGTCTATGATTTCAAGAATTTGAAAGATGATTTGAAAAGCATACTGTCTACTTACGACCATACGTACATCAATGAGAATGAGCCTTTCGATACCATGAGCCCGACGGCGGAAAATCTCGCGCGGGTGATTTGTCTGCGCTTGCAAGAGATGATTACTGCGGATGTCGTGGTCAAAGAAGTCGCGGTCTGGGAGTCTCCGATAGCACGTGTCGGATACAGCCCCACCGATTAA
- a CDS encoding metal-dependent transcriptional regulator, whose translation MYTPNVEEYLEAILRLSCVDTCVDTAQCQGIGTMVPSMQRGECIVAHPSDIAEMVGVTRPSVSTALARMGADWLVTRQGKGVILTPKGFDYAREILRRHRVAERFLVEVLGFERGTVHEEACVLEHALSNRIVAGLQRLVDDAEKL comes from the coding sequence ATGTATACGCCGAATGTCGAGGAGTACCTGGAGGCGATTTTGCGTCTTTCTTGCGTGGACACCTGTGTCGATACGGCGCAGTGTCAGGGTATCGGCACGATGGTTCCCTCGATGCAACGTGGCGAATGCATTGTCGCACATCCTTCCGACATCGCTGAGATGGTGGGAGTCACACGCCCATCGGTGAGCACGGCATTGGCTCGAATGGGGGCCGACTGGCTTGTCACCCGACAGGGAAAAGGCGTGATACTCACGCCGAAAGGATTCGATTACGCACGCGAAATCTTGCGTCGCCATCGTGTCGCCGAGCGTTTTCTCGTCGAAGTCCTCGGATTCGAGAGAGGCACGGTTCATGAGGAAGCATGCGTTCTCGAGCATGCGCTCTCGAATCGTATCGTCGCCGGCCTTCAACGTTTAGTCGATGACGCTGAAAAACTCTAG